DNA sequence from the Actinomycetes bacterium genome:
CGCCTTTACTGCGGTTCGCGACTTCGTAGCGGGCCGCGTCAAGTGACTCTTGCAGTTGCCATGCTGGGTGTGGACGTAGGGACAGTGCGTATCGGGATCGCAGCCTGTGGGGCAGGGGTGTCGCTGGCGGTACCGGTGGAAACCGTGCCACGCGGCGAAGGTGACCTCGCGCGAATTGCCACGATTGCTCAGGAACGCCAGGCCCGAGTTATCTTTGTCGGAGACCCGATTACCTTGTCTGGCGATGTCGGTCCAGCAGCTGTTGCGGCACGCCAGTTCGCGGCTGACCTGGCGATTGTTGTCCCTGACGCGGAGGTGCGCATGGTGGATGAACGGCTTTCGACGGCCCAATCTGCTCGTTCGCTGGCGGCGGCAGGGCGCGACACGCGACAGGCCCGAAATGTCGTTGATCAGGCAGCAGCGACGGCAATCTTGCAGAATGCAGTAGATGCGGAATCCGAAACCGGCCGCCTAGCCGGTTATCCGCTGTCGAAGTCGGAGAAAAAGACATGAGCAACGTTGGCCTCTCGATGCAGGA
Encoded proteins:
- the ruvX gene encoding Holliday junction resolvase RuvX — encoded protein: MLGVDVGTVRIGIAACGAGVSLAVPVETVPRGEGDLARIATIAQERQARVIFVGDPITLSGDVGPAAVAARQFAADLAIVVPDAEVRMVDERLSTAQSARSLAAAGRDTRQARNVVDQAAATAILQNAVDAESETGRLAGYPLSKSEKKT